DNA sequence from the Lysinibacillus sp. OF-1 genome:
TAATATTTTCAACCTGTGATGCAATATCATCATCAATCCCTTGAACGCGATAAATTGGACGACCGTCTTCCGAAATCATATACATGATTTCAGTTTTAGCAGGTGTAGTCACAGAGTCAAGCAAACGACCTTTTATTAGTTCTTCAAATAAGAAAACGGAAATATCATAGTTTTCAAATTGTAATATTGCATGTTCATACCCTAATGCTGGATATCTAGGGTCAGATCCACCATAACGCAAATAGACATTTTGTACATTCCCCAAAGCATCTGTTACATTTGTTTGCTGCCCAATACTAAATAGCTTTTTATCCCCATCATACGCAAAAGGAATTGGATCATACACATCAATTAAGTTTTGTGTGAAGAACTCTGGCAATTTTTCATAAGGGATATATGGAGGTGTCACATTGCCATTATCATCATCTGAATTTGCAGGATCATATACTTGATAATCAATACGTAATTCTGGCTGTGGTGCGTAACGAACTTCTGCATTTAGCTTCTCCCCAACAAGACATTTCATAGCTGGATCTGTATTATTCACTAGCTCAAAAGAGATAGTATCACGTACTGATTTAGTTAACGATGGTGCGATAACGATAGCTGATACAGTCGAGCCGTCAGATTGGACAGTTTTAACTGCTTCTCCAGATGTATCAACGATTGTGCCGTAAGATGACGTAACTTTGAACGTATACGATTTATCATCCGCAATCGGGTCACCATTACAAGCCTTTAGCGATACGGTCACAAGTGTAGAATCTACATCGTTCGCAATTAAATCTGGCTTTTCCACCACAATGCTTTGCAATGCATTATTAACATTGCTAGGACCAGTAAAATCATTGGAATTATCCTTTGGTACTTCAAAATCAGAACTGTTGGAGCCCATGAAACCAGGCGGTAAAGTGATACTGTCATTATCACGACCTGCTGCACTACGTTTTAATCCTTGTACAGCAAAATTGCCATTTTGAACAGCTCTATATAAAAAGGTTGCAACATCACCACGTGTTAGTTTAGTAGAAGGATTAAAACTAGCAAATGTTTTTTTGCCTGAACTACTTGTAGATAGTTCATTTGAATATAAATATTGTACAGCCTGTGGTTCATCTAAATCTAAGCCTTTAAAGGCAGCATAAATTCGAGCAAATTGGCCACGTGTAACGGCTTTTGTTCGATTAGCATTCACATTTGTACCATTAAACGGTAAATAAAAATCACTATAGAAATTATAAGCAACACTATCAATATATGATAATGCATAGTTACGATCCAGCTTAGCAAACATCAAGATAAGCTCTCGTTCCGTTACTTGTTCATATGGTAAAAAGTTATTGGCATTGTTCAAAGACATTAGGTCATTGTCAACTGCCCAAGAAATAGCCTTATAATTATTGCTATTTGTAGGAACATCTTTAATTGTTGGAGCTGCTTGCGTGACGACAGGCGTTGCTGTCATCAGTATTAGCATGAAGCAAAGCGTAGTGAGCAGTGCTTTTTTTACATAGGTCATTTTTGTTCAGTCCTTTCCTTAGTTAAAGAACAATATGTCATCACGATAGTTTTGCTTTAAGTCATCTTCTAAATATTTCAAGAAACGCTCTAGAACAACTGATGCCTCTGCACGAGTTAATGGTTTATTTGGATTAAAACGACCGGCCGAGTCGCCAATCATAAGACCAATTTCATTTGCAATATAGATGCCATCTCTTGCATAGTTTGGAATCTGGTTTTCATCTTTAAATTTCGTTATATAGCCAGGATTTGGTGCTCTATTTTCAAGGCCTAAGGCACGAACAAAAATAGTGGCAGCCTGTGCTCTTGTTATGGCACTATCTGGCTTAAAGTAATCAGCAGATACACCTTTAATTATCCCTTTGTTTAAGGCTGACTCTATATAACCATAATCTTTAACAGAACGCTTTAAATCTCTAAACACGCTTGTAGTTGCAGTCTTTTTCGATTTCTTTTCTTCAAACACACGTAAATCTACTGCTTTACCAATTGCTGTTGTAAAGTCTATGCGTTTCATCGGTGTGTTTGGAGAGAAGAAATTACTTGAATCTGAATAAATTCCTAGAGAATATAGCTTTTCAATGGCTTCTTTTGCGTAGTGATTAGTTAAATCACGGAATTTAGGAATAATAAGGCGCTCGATCGTTGGCATGTATTCTGTATCTAAATCAAGCGTACCTTTTTGTCCAGAAGATAAATCATAAGTGTATTCAGAAATAACATCCTTTTCACTTAAAACTGCATAGCCACCCTCAAAACTTCCTAAACTACCAAGGTTTTCTTCATAATTTAAAACACGTGATTTACTTGTAGACAAACGATTTTTCACATGGCTTGTCTTGCCATTACTATAGGAATAAACTGACTCTGTAATTTGTGTTTCTGTTGCTCCCCAAAAATTTTCATAGCCAGCATGTCGACTATCTGTTTCAATCGTTACTGTGTTTTGAACTGCGTTTTTTCCTTTTCCTGTTTCAAATGCATACGTTTTTCGCGAGATTACATTTCCTGAGTAATAATCAGAGGCTGCACGATTATCCGTAACCGTTCCTTGAGAAAATTGATAATCGACTAATGTATAAGTAATAGATCCAATCGTAATTTTCTCCGTATACTTTTTAACCTCACCATTGGATGTTTTTTGGCCGAGTACCGCATAATCTACTACATCAGATTCGTAGGCAATATTTCTTGTCAATGTAGCCCCATTGCTTGCCGTTAGCTTCATGCTATACGTTTCTGTTAACTTACCT
Encoded proteins:
- a CDS encoding S-layer homology domain-containing protein; the encoded protein is MQKYLSKITLVVLVIFVIGTTIPFNASAASLETTGAVKNEYTYEEAVFLSGTPVIFKGTSKDLKIAQKESKGKLTETYSMKLTASNGATLTRNIAYESDVVDYAVLGQKTSNGEVKKYTEKITIGSITYTLVDYQFSQGTVTDNRAASDYYSGNVISRKTYAFETGKGKNAVQNTVTIETDSRHAGYENFWGATETQITESVYSYSNGKTSHVKNRLSTSKSRVLNYEENLGSLGSFEGGYAVLSEKDVISEYTYDLSSGQKGTLDLDTEYMPTIERLIIPKFRDLTNHYAKEAIEKLYSLGIYSDSSNFFSPNTPMKRIDFTTAIGKAVDLRVFEEKKSKKTATTSVFRDLKRSVKDYGYIESALNKGIIKGVSADYFKPDSAITRAQAATIFVRALGLENRAPNPGYITKFKDENQIPNYARDGIYIANEIGLMIGDSAGRFNPNKPLTRAEASVVLERFLKYLEDDLKQNYRDDILFFN
- a CDS encoding vWA domain-containing protein, with amino-acid sequence MTYVKKALLTTLCFMLILMTATPVVTQAAPTIKDVPTNSNNYKAISWAVDNDLMSLNNANNFLPYEQVTERELILMFAKLDRNYALSYIDSVAYNFYSDFYLPFNGTNVNANRTKAVTRGQFARIYAAFKGLDLDEPQAVQYLYSNELSTSSSGKKTFASFNPSTKLTRGDVATFLYRAVQNGNFAVQGLKRSAAGRDNDSITLPPGFMGSNSSDFEVPKDNSNDFTGPSNVNNALQSIVVEKPDLIANDVDSTLVTVSLKACNGDPIADDKSYTFKVTSSYGTIVDTSGEAVKTVQSDGSTVSAIVIAPSLTKSVRDTISFELVNNTDPAMKCLVGEKLNAEVRYAPQPELRIDYQVYDPANSDDDNGNVTPPYIPYEKLPEFFTQNLIDVYDPIPFAYDGDKKLFSIGQQTNVTDALGNVQNVYLRYGGSDPRYPALGYEHAILQFENYDISVFLFEELIKGRLLDSVTTPAKTEIMYMISEDGRPIYRVQGIDDDIASQVENINPVGAIIQLMKEMPDEKNLTLEHYDSVMKIYAIFTNLSNYDRTVLLKYQGGKLLGQVEAYKKRVDALKESADAASRPSGKDRYTKVMVTLVRPGGEPVTDYQGTVKIKYDGVEKTASFITNTSDPLNNTGSPGTAVAYFDSVIYGKSKVEATLVNPIDPRYATILRGLKDKTVTKDIFTNPYFSKNSCSLATEIAYVVDYSSSMKAVDPTNYRGKKMIELINQLKAKNNIVIETNTKATVLGEGTTDAVLKKDLYKASKEKGATDIFAGIDIALTKFSNDTKTAKAIVVVSDGKTSKTKMTKVINEAKKQGVKVYTVSMGKKSQVNDATLMQLSTETGGAYFHAIDNLKLHQVFQKLIDTILCKTPASSCINPEDLFEETSVSLRKGYLTMSARVDGNCQNVDKMNVRYNSISGDVQFELQKRSDHVYMLTKTVQTMQDFKVNNEIQFVAYDKDGNIIALQTVTITN